One Streptomyces sp. V4I8 genomic window carries:
- the glmM gene encoding phosphoglucosamine mutase, whose translation MGRLFGTDGVRGVANADLTAEMALGLSVAAAHVLAEAGTFEGHRPTAVVGRDPRASGEFLEAAVVAGLASAGVDVLRVGVLPTPAVAFLTGSLGADLGVMLSASHNAMPDNGVKFFARGGHKLADELEDRIETVYDEHRHGEPWERPTGAAVGRVRSYDEGFEEYVAHLLGALPNRLDGLKIVLDEAHGAAAGVSPEAFTRAGAEVVTIGAEPDGLNINDGCGSTHLEKLKAAVIEHGAALGIAHDGDADRCLAVDHTGEEVDGDQILAVLALAMRERSALRADTVVATVMSNLGFKLALEREGLKLVQTAVGDRYVLEEMKQHDYALGGEQSGHVIILDHATTGDGTLTGLLLAARVAESGRTLRDLAAVMERLPQVLINVPDVDRSRVGESGELAAAVAEAERELGSTGRVLLRPSGTEPLVRVMVEAADIEQARSVAGRLADAVKSALG comes from the coding sequence GTGGGACGACTCTTCGGCACGGACGGCGTGCGCGGCGTCGCCAACGCGGATCTGACGGCCGAGATGGCGCTCGGTCTGTCCGTGGCGGCGGCGCACGTACTGGCCGAGGCGGGCACCTTCGAGGGCCACCGGCCGACAGCGGTGGTCGGACGGGACCCGCGTGCGTCCGGGGAGTTCCTGGAGGCCGCCGTGGTGGCCGGTCTGGCGAGTGCGGGTGTCGACGTGCTGCGGGTCGGTGTGCTGCCCACGCCGGCGGTGGCCTTCCTGACGGGCTCGCTCGGCGCCGACCTCGGTGTCATGCTCTCCGCCAGCCACAACGCCATGCCCGACAACGGCGTCAAGTTCTTCGCCCGCGGCGGCCACAAGCTCGCCGACGAGCTGGAGGACCGTATCGAGACCGTCTACGACGAGCACCGGCACGGTGAGCCGTGGGAGCGGCCGACGGGTGCGGCGGTCGGGCGCGTGCGGTCGTACGACGAGGGGTTCGAGGAGTACGTCGCCCACCTGCTCGGCGCTCTGCCCAACCGGCTGGACGGGCTGAAGATCGTCCTCGACGAGGCGCACGGCGCCGCGGCGGGCGTCTCGCCGGAGGCGTTCACGCGGGCCGGGGCCGAGGTCGTCACCATCGGCGCCGAGCCGGACGGGCTCAACATCAACGACGGCTGCGGCTCCACGCATCTGGAGAAGCTGAAGGCCGCCGTCATCGAGCACGGTGCCGCCCTCGGGATCGCGCACGACGGTGACGCCGACCGCTGCCTCGCCGTGGACCACACCGGCGAGGAGGTGGACGGCGACCAGATCCTGGCCGTGCTCGCGCTGGCCATGCGGGAACGCTCCGCGCTGCGCGCCGACACCGTGGTGGCGACCGTCATGTCCAACCTCGGCTTCAAGCTGGCGCTGGAGCGCGAGGGGCTGAAGCTGGTGCAGACCGCCGTCGGGGACCGGTATGTGCTGGAGGAGATGAAGCAGCACGACTACGCCCTCGGTGGTGAGCAGTCCGGGCATGTCATCATCCTCGATCACGCCACGACCGGTGACGGGACGCTGACCGGGCTGCTGCTGGCCGCTCGGGTCGCGGAGAGCGGGCGTACGCTGCGGGATCTCGCCGCTGTGATGGAGCGGCTGCCGCAGGTGCTGATCAATGTGCCGGACGTCGACCGGTCGCGGGTCGGGGAGTCGGGGGAGCTGGCTGCCGCCGTTGCTGAGGCGGAGCGGGAACTTGGTTCCACGGGGCGGGTGTTGTTGCGGCCGTCCGGGACCGAGCCGTTGGTGCGGGTGATGGTCGAGGCCGCGGATATCGAGCAGGCCCGGTCTGTGGCCGGGCGGTTGGCTGACGCCGTGAAGTCCGCGCTGGGGTAG
- a CDS encoding acyl-CoA carboxylase subunit beta, with product MAGGTAGRIADLGRRAEQAVVGGGARRRGEFGARERIERLVDKGSFSETGLFVRARPTGDGGRRPYGDGVVTGYGTVDGRRVCVFAQDSAVFGGSMGEAFGEKTVALMDLALKTGCPVVGLNDSGGARIQEGVASLALYAELVRRNVQASGVIPQISVVLGPCAGGAAYSPAITDFTVMVDGASHMFVTGPDVIEAVTGERATAEELGGARTSNAVNGNAHFLAADEEDALDVVRDLLSYLPANNLERPPEYAPGEAQGGDRLDCLVPDRLGQAYDMREILRAVVDDGELLEVQELFAPNIICALARVEGQSVGVVANQPLHAAGVLDIDASEKAARFVRFCDAFGIPLLTFADVPGYLSGVRQEQGGIIRRGAKLLYAYAEATVPKVTVVVRKAYGGGYAVMGSKHLGADINLAWPTARIAVMGAEGAVGVLHRRELAAADDPEALRARLVDTYERTHGTPYLAAERGYVDAVIAPRDTRDHICRALRALRGKRAPLPQRRHGNIPL from the coding sequence GTGGCCGGAGGTACCGCTGGGCGCATTGCCGATCTGGGCCGTCGGGCGGAGCAGGCGGTGGTGGGGGGTGGGGCGCGCAGGCGTGGGGAGTTCGGCGCTCGGGAGCGGATCGAGCGGCTGGTGGACAAGGGGTCCTTCAGCGAGACCGGACTGTTCGTGCGGGCCCGGCCCACCGGGGACGGCGGTCGGCGGCCCTACGGTGACGGTGTCGTCACCGGGTACGGCACCGTCGACGGTCGTCGGGTGTGCGTGTTCGCCCAGGACTCCGCCGTGTTCGGCGGGAGCATGGGCGAGGCGTTCGGTGAGAAGACCGTCGCCCTGATGGACCTCGCCCTGAAGACCGGCTGCCCGGTCGTCGGGCTCAACGACTCCGGCGGTGCCCGCATCCAGGAGGGCGTCGCCTCGCTCGCCCTCTACGCCGAGCTGGTGCGCCGCAATGTGCAGGCGTCCGGCGTCATCCCGCAGATCTCGGTGGTGCTGGGGCCCTGTGCCGGCGGGGCCGCCTACTCGCCCGCGATCACCGACTTCACGGTGATGGTCGACGGGGCCTCGCACATGTTCGTCACCGGTCCGGACGTCATCGAGGCGGTCACGGGGGAGCGCGCCACCGCCGAGGAGCTGGGCGGCGCCCGCACCAGCAACGCCGTCAACGGCAACGCGCACTTCCTCGCCGCCGACGAGGAGGACGCCCTGGACGTCGTACGCGATCTGCTGTCGTATCTGCCGGCCAACAATCTGGAGCGGCCTCCGGAGTACGCGCCCGGGGAGGCTCAGGGCGGGGACCGGCTCGACTGCCTCGTGCCGGATCGGCTCGGGCAGGCCTACGACATGCGGGAGATCCTGCGGGCGGTCGTCGACGACGGTGAACTGCTCGAGGTGCAGGAGCTGTTCGCGCCGAACATCATCTGTGCCCTGGCCCGCGTCGAGGGGCAGTCGGTGGGTGTCGTCGCGAACCAGCCGCTGCATGCCGCCGGGGTCCTCGACATCGACGCCTCCGAGAAGGCCGCGCGCTTCGTGCGGTTCTGCGATGCGTTCGGGATCCCCCTGCTGACGTTCGCCGATGTGCCGGGCTATCTGTCCGGCGTACGGCAGGAGCAGGGCGGCATCATCCGGCGCGGCGCCAAACTGCTGTACGCCTACGCCGAGGCGACCGTCCCCAAGGTCACGGTCGTGGTGCGCAAGGCATACGGCGGGGGGTACGCCGTGATGGGCTCCAAGCATCTGGGGGCCGACATCAACCTCGCCTGGCCCACCGCGCGGATCGCCGTGATGGGCGCCGAGGGCGCGGTGGGCGTGCTGCACCGGCGTGAACTCGCCGCCGCCGACGATCCGGAGGCGTTGCGCGCCCGCCTGGTCGACACGTACGAACGCACCCACGGCACGCCCTATCTCGCCGCCGAACGCGGCTACGTCGACGCCGTCATCGCCCCCCGCGATACCCGCGACCACATCTGCCGTGCCCTGCGCGCCCTGCGCGGCAAACGCGCACCCCTGCCGCAGCGCCGGCACGGCAACATCCCGCTCTGA